One bacterium DNA window includes the following coding sequences:
- a CDS encoding glycosyltransferase family 2 protein — translation MPKVSILTPAFQTESTIVRAVKSVLAQTFLDWEMIIIADDGYDYDSFLKQEGIHDKRLKIISTGKNKSGPSHGRNYGLNAATGPFIACLDADDAFHPQKLEKIVPFINQHSLVTSNIFYIDHATEKELHNHNLVSTQGLVDLKTSFLVNLHTNSLLAFNRNTIRCQWPHHITRMEDGVFLAACFDYVDYCYYLPEKLHFYYKRQGSLCNVPNAGKLFTLQCQQILILIREGKIGIRNPHAVAILERFIKRQLRLEALFEEQHANKICVDYQDFMTKNKPIIYDF, via the coding sequence ATGCCTAAGGTATCTATCCTCACACCTGCTTTTCAAACAGAAAGTACCATTGTTCGAGCTGTTAAAAGCGTTCTTGCCCAAACTTTTTTAGATTGGGAAATGATTATTATTGCAGATGATGGTTACGATTATGATTCTTTTCTCAAACAAGAAGGAATACACGATAAACGACTCAAAATTATCAGCACGGGTAAAAATAAATCGGGGCCTTCTCATGGCAGAAACTACGGGCTCAATGCCGCAACAGGCCCTTTCATTGCCTGCTTAGATGCGGATGACGCCTTCCATCCTCAAAAACTTGAAAAGATAGTCCCATTTATTAATCAACATAGCCTGGTTACAAGCAATATCTTCTATATTGACCATGCCACCGAAAAAGAACTGCACAACCATAATTTAGTAAGCACTCAGGGACTTGTAGATTTAAAAACCAGTTTTCTGGTTAATCTCCATACCAATTCTCTTTTAGCATTTAACCGTAATACTATTCGCTGTCAGTGGCCTCATCATATAACACGTATGGAAGATGGTGTTTTTTTAGCCGCCTGTTTTGACTATGTAGATTATTGCTATTACTTACCCGAAAAGCTCCATTTTTATTATAAAAGGCAGGGATCGTTATGTAACGTTCCAAATGCCGGAAAATTATTTACACTCCAATGCCAACAAATTTTAATTTTAATCCGTGAAGGAAAAATCGGCATCCGTAACCCTCACGCCGTTGCCATACTAGAACGTTTTATAAAACGGCAACTCCGCCTTGAGGCCCTCTTTGAAGAACAGCATGCCAATAAAATCTGCGTCGATTATCAAGATTTTATGACAAAAAATAAGCCGATAATTTATGATTTTTAA
- a CDS encoding peptidylprolyl isomerase, whose translation MKPRVLAIHYTLTNTKGETLDSSAGQEPLYYMEGSGQIIPGLESRISALKVGDKQKVNVPAAEGYGIRDDKLKMTVEKSQLPTKKINVGDQFMVGASQESSMPVTVTEVTETHVTLDGNHPLADQDLTFDIEIVEIRDATDEEMMHGHAHGPHGHHHH comes from the coding sequence ATGAAACCACGTGTACTAGCAATTCACTATACTTTAACTAATACCAAGGGTGAAACCCTCGATTCATCTGCTGGACAAGAGCCCCTTTATTATATGGAAGGATCTGGCCAAATTATCCCCGGTTTAGAAAGCCGTATTAGCGCGCTTAAAGTAGGCGATAAACAAAAAGTAAACGTACCAGCCGCCGAAGGATATGGTATCCGTGACGATAAACTTAAAATGACTGTAGAAAAATCTCAACTCCCCACCAAAAAAATTAATGTAGGCGATCAATTTATGGTAGGTGCTTCCCAGGAAAGTTCTATGCCTGTTACAGTAACCGAAGTAACCGAAACACACGTTACCTTAGATGGTAATCATCCTTTAGCCGATCAGGATTTAACATTTGATATTGAAATTGTAGAAATCCGTGATGCTACCGACGAAGAAATGATGCATGGCCATGCCCATGGCCCGCACGGGCATCATCATCATTAA